The following coding sequences are from one Triticum dicoccoides isolate Atlit2015 ecotype Zavitan chromosome 4A, WEW_v2.0, whole genome shotgun sequence window:
- the LOC119288894 gene encoding protein PFC0760c-like → MAALAAQVAALAAVLLFLPSLLAPVAAQQGKAKAFCISQFAIASQACSILPPSPPEDDHHHHHDDDDDDDDDDDDDDDDDDDDDDDEHHGGDGDRRLRGRHGHAAVINISSLGLMAANNDSSGVHVARNGTGHHGGNHTHRGRGRGRGRGRLRGTGRGRRGRVRDGDEDPDHDDDHKEDPDHDDDHEEDPDHDDDHDDDDEHDDDDDDDDDDHDHDNDDHEHHHDEELRAYRDCCRWLQEVQKDCVCEALLRLPPFLVKPQHKYVVRVGRTCRIVYRCGGV, encoded by the coding sequence ATGGCGGCATTGGCGGCCCAAGTCGCGGCGCTGGCCGCCGtcctcctctttctcccttccctccTCGCTCCCGTCGCCGCGCAGCAGGGCAAGGCCAAGGCCTTCTGCATCAGCCAGTTCGCCATCGCTAGTCAGGCTTGCTCCATCCTGCCGCCCAGCCCCCCGGAGGACGACCATCACCACCACcacgatgatgacgacgacgacgacgacgatgacgacgacgacgacgacgatgacgacgacgacgacgatgacgagcaCCATGGCGGTGACGGTGACCGCCGCCTCCGTGGACGCCATGGCCACGCGGCGGTCATCAACATCTCGTCCCTTGGCCTGATGGCGGCAAACAACGACAGCAGCGGCGTTCACGTTGCAAGAAACGGCACAGGTCACCATGGCGGCAACCACACCCACCGCGGGCGCGGGCGCGGACGCGGGCGTGGGCGTCTTCGTGGTACTGGACGCGGCCGGCGTGGGCGTGTGCGCGACGGTGATGAGGACCCCGATCATGACGACGACCACAAGGAGGACCCCGACCATGATGATGACCACGAGGAGGACCCCGACCACGACGACGaccatgacgacgacgacgaacatgatgatgatgatgatgacgacgacgatgaccaCGACCACGATAACGACGACCACGAGCACCACCACGACGAGGAGCTCCGGGCGTACCGCGACTGCTGCCGGTGGCTGCAGGAGGTGCAGAAGGACTGTGTGTGCGAGGCGCTCCTGCGGCTGCCGCCGTTCCTCGTGAAGCCACAGCACAAGTACGTCGTCCGGGTGGGGCGGACGTGCCGGATCGTCTACCGCTGCGGCGGCGTGTAG